The sequence GGTTTCTTTTGATGTTTATCGGGGAGAAACGTTAGGCTTAGTTGGTGAATCAGGTTGTGGAAAGTCAACACTCGCCCGCACGCTTTTAAAACTTATTTCTCCGCTTCATGGAAAAATTTTCTTTAATGGAGAAAATATTACCAACTGGCAAGGAAAACCCTTACGTCGTCTCCGTCGTCAGATGCAAATTGTCTTTCAAAATCCCTATAATTCCCTCAATCCTCGCTTGACCATTGGTAAAACGATTATTGAACCGCTAAGTATTCATAAACAATATCAAAACTCACGTCAGCGCCAAGAAAGAGTTGCTTATTTATTAGAAAGAGTGGGTTTAAGTCCTAAAGATATGAATCGCTATCCTCATGAGTTTTCAGGGGGACAACGACAGCGGATTTGTATTGCTCGCGCTTTGGCTTTAAACCCTCAGTTTATCATTTGCGATGAATCGGTTTCGGCTTTAGATGTGTCGGTACAAGCGCAAGTGTTGAATCTATTAAAAGAGCTACAACAAGAATTTAATTTAACTTATATTTTTATTTCCCATGACTTAAGTGTTGTCAAATTTATCAGCGATCGCGTGATGGTAATGAATCAAGGAAAAATCGAAGAAATTGGTAGTGCGAAAACGATTTATAAAACCCCAGAAACTGCCTACACCCGCAAATTAATTGATGCGATTCCCACGATTGAAAAACAATTAAATGTGAGTCATTAGTCATTAGTCATTGGTCATTAGTCATTAGTCATTAGTCATTAGTCGTTAGTTATTCTTGAATTCACACTAAGAACACAGGATAAAAAATTATGAAACAAGAACCCAAAACAATAAAAACCCTATTGGCGGAATGGATTACGCCAGCAAGTTTTGCGCCGTATGGACAATTAATTTTACCCGCAGCAGATGGCAAATCTTATGATGAAAATGATGCCCAATTAGACTTAAGTCAAGGACAACCACGATTTTATATTATGCAGTTGAAACAACGGGGAAAACAATTTCATCGGATTACCCGTCATCAGCTTTGTACGCAATGTTTAGGCTCATTAGAAGGGAAAACTTGGCTGTTAGGGGTTGCGCCTCCTAACGCTGATTCTAAGCCAGATACTCAACATTTAAAAGCCTTTCAAATTCCTGGCAATTGTTTTATAAAACTGCATAAAGGAACTTGGCACGCAGGGCCCTATTTTGAAGATGATATAGTGAATTTTTATAATCTGGAATTAAGCGATACCAATGAAGTGGATCATTTCAGCTATGACTTTTTAGAAGCTGAAAATATCACTTGGGAGATTCAAACTTAGTTAATGATGACCTGATTGTATCTATAGCAGTTTTCACGCTTCTTGAGGTACATTCTGAATTTTGGTTCTTCGTTCTTTGTTCTTCGTTCTTTGTTCTTTGTTATTTGTTCTTTGTTCTTCGTTATTTGTTGGTTGTTAATCAATGAACCACGAACCATGAACCATGAACCATGAACATCCACCGACTCGCTTTGTACTTCAACCAACTAGGAAACGCTATATTGAAAATTAAAGTTGAAAGGTGCATTTTATTGATGTTTAGAGGTCAAAGAGTAACTTGAGGTGGAATCATCAAGATTGTCTTGATTAGGAACATTAGCTTGATTGAGAATACTGGCTAACTCAATCAACTCGTCAATCCAGTCACCATTGAGAAAATCAGTTTTGAAGTCTTGTGCGGTTTGTGCGTTGTTCATATCTGTATTACTCTCGTGATTCAAATCTATCAAGGCGCAAACAAAGTCTGAAGTTACAACTAGGGGGCTCGTTGGGTCTTAGTTCGATTTGATCTTAAACAAATCTGTAAGTACACTTAACTTTAAGGTAAGCCCTTTAACGAGTCAAGTAGTTTCTGTGATGTTTCTTTGAAAACGACATTTGTCATTGTAGCATAAAGTTGATCTAAGTCAACAAAGCTATGAGATAAAAAATCGATATGGGTAAACCCCTAGTAAAAGTAACCAAGAAAGCAGACCAGGTGGGTCAATTTTTGCTACCAGTGACAGAGAAATCCTCTCACTGAGATCGGCGATCGCAAATCAAGAGATGAGGGTAGAGTTCCCCTGTGTTCACTAATCGTTCTTCCCGAATCTGAAATGTTTCTCGTTGGGAAATAATTTTCTTAAACGCGCCTCGCCCTTTCCCGACTAGCACAACCAAGCGACCCTCTGGCTGTAAAATTTTTTCAGCACCATATAGGAATTTTTGATACAAGCGATCAAAATTGATCTTAGACCCTAAATGCACCCCATAAGGGGGATTAGTGACGATCGCGTCAAAAAAGCCTGCTGGATAATCTTGCGCTAAATCTCGCGCGTCTCCCTCTTGAATCTGAATCTGATGAGAAAAGTGAGCAGCCCTAATATTTTCTTTAACTCCAGTCACTGCTTCCGCCCATCGATCGCGCCCATAAATGTCTAAATCAGGAAATAGCGTTGCTGCTTCCATTAAAATCGTTCCTGACCCGCAAAACGGGTCTAAGAGTCGTGCTGTTCCCTCTAACTCACAGAGTTGCAACATCGCATACGCCATTGTTGTCTTTAAAGCGATTCGGGGTCGCCAAACTTTTTTCTGACGTTGATCCAGTGCTTCTTGTGTCTCTTGAATACTGACTAAACACAAGCGATCATAAAGATCCACACGCACATTAACATCAGGCTGAGCTAAATTAACCTTTTTCCCGTAACGCTGAATCAGTGCTGATCCTGCGATGCGTTGAACATCCATGGCGCGAAACTCATGCTTTCCATTGCGTTGGGTTGTGACGCGAAAGGTTTTCGCCG comes from Halothece sp. PCC 7418 and encodes:
- a CDS encoding ureidoglycolate lyase, whose amino-acid sequence is MKQEPKTIKTLLAEWITPASFAPYGQLILPAADGKSYDENDAQLDLSQGQPRFYIMQLKQRGKQFHRITRHQLCTQCLGSLEGKTWLLGVAPPNADSKPDTQHLKAFQIPGNCFIKLHKGTWHAGPYFEDDIVNFYNLELSDTNEVDHFSYDFLEAENITWEIQT
- a CDS encoding THUMP domain-containing protein, giving the protein MIQLRLTTHAGIEDVVEKELRDRALKIGCEITQITQKPFDLDGQILVESSDSSLLEIALKARSVFHVMQQIDHFFLTSELSDLDQIYAEIFALELPEMDTAKTFRVTTQRNGKHEFRAMDVQRIAGSALIQRYGKKVNLAQPDVNVRVDLYDRLCLVSIQETQEALDQRQKKVWRPRIALKTTMAYAMLQLCELEGTARLLDPFCGSGTILMEAATLFPDLDIYGRDRWAEAVTGVKENIRAAHFSHQIQIQEGDARDLAQDYPAGFFDAIVTNPPYGVHLGSKINFDRLYQKFLYGAEKILQPEGRLVVLVGKGRGAFKKIISQRETFQIREERLVNTGELYPHLLICDRRSQ